In Dyella terrae, one DNA window encodes the following:
- a CDS encoding globin: MNTKYDALQVSFGRCLRRPGFIERFYEVLLASHPSIPPMFARTDFRGQRLALRRGISMAISWAAGSTMVRRPMQQMIDVHSRTGRAPVEPALYACWVDCLLQSIGEYDPELTPDLAREWRDAMNKVVSNFAEHY; this comes from the coding sequence GTGAATACGAAGTACGACGCCTTGCAGGTGAGTTTTGGACGCTGTCTGCGTCGACCCGGTTTCATCGAGCGCTTCTACGAGGTGCTTCTCGCCAGTCATCCCTCGATTCCCCCGATGTTCGCTCGCACTGATTTTCGCGGACAGCGCCTGGCACTTCGTCGCGGCATCAGCATGGCCATCTCGTGGGCGGCGGGAAGCACGATGGTGCGGCGTCCGATGCAACAGATGATCGACGTGCATTCACGTACCGGACGGGCACCGGTTGAGCCCGCGCTCTATGCGTGCTGGGTTGACTGCCTGCTGCAATCCATCGGCGAGTACGATCCGGAACTGACGCCGGATCTGGCGCGTGAGTGGCGCGATGCGATGAACAAGGTCGTATCCAATTTCGCCGAGCACTATTAG